In the Leptospira fainei serovar Hurstbridge str. BUT 6 genome, TCTTGGCCGATCGTGAAATATTGCTTAAATGGGGCGAATTTTTTGTAAGAGATATCTTTCTGGCGGAGAAGTCCGACGACTCCTTCCAAATCGCAGAATACGCCGAAGCTTGCGATCTTCGAGACCACTGCTTTGACTTTATCGCCGACATTGATCTTTTGAACGAGCGCATCCCATTTTTCGTTATTGACTTCGTCCAAAAGTTTTTTCCGGGAAACGACTCCGGAACGAGTGCGTTCGTTGACTTCGATAATTTTAAAATCGAGTTCTACGCCTTTATAATTTTCTCCGTCGGAAAATTTATAGCTAAGTTGAGAAGCCGGTAAGAAAAGCTCCGAACCCTCGACATTTACGATATAACCTTTGCCTTTAATCTCGTTAACGAGACGGCCGGTTACTTGATAATTATTCTTAAATGCGTCCTTAACGACTTCCCAACCTTTTCTTTGGTCGGCTTCTTTTTTAGAAAGAATACAACCGGAATCAGTGGATTCTTTCCGCTTAACCAATGCGGTGACGATGCTACCTAATTCCGGTTTTTCGTCAAATTCAGCCCGAGCGATGCGCCCTTCTTGTTTCAGCCCTTCGATGGCGACGTAGACGAAATCGGTATCTACCGAGACAACCTTCCCGTCTACGACCTGATCCTTGCGGACTTCGGCTTCATCGTTTTTCTTTTCTTCCCACTGTTTGAAAACTTCTGCAAAAGTGGACTTGTCTTGTTGGCTACTCATAGGGGCTGGAATACTCGGTTATTTATTTGGGATTAGTGCGGATCGCCTAAAATGCCATGTTCGAGGCACTCAAGAATCTTACCAATAACAGTATTTTTTGGCAACCTATCTGTGTCAATGAGGATTGCGTCTTTTGCCTGTTTCAAAGGCGCGATTTCACGATCCGTATCCGATTTATCGCGAGCGATGATTTCTCTTTCGATTTCATCCAAATCCGAATCGATTCCTTGCTCTTTTAATTGATAATATCTTCTTTCGGCACGAACCCGAGAGGATGCGGTTAAGAAGAATTTGTACCGAGCATCCGGAAAAACGGCCGTACCTATGTCTCTACCATCCATAATTAATTTGTGGATTAAGGCGAGATTGCGAAGCTGCTTATTTACGAATTCGCGGTACGATTCTTTATTGGCGATGTGTTTTATTTCTTTTGTAATTTCGGGAATTCGAATTTCCGAGGAAACGTCTTTGCCATTTAGAAAAATCTTATTTTCCCCTGCTTCAGAGAAGACACATTCCACAACTGCTCCGTCGGATAATTCATCGGGATTTCCTTTTGCGACCCAGTCTTGAAAACTTTCTTTCGATCCTGCTTTCTTGTATTTTCCAAAAATATAAAGAGTTAAGGCACGATAGAACGCACCCGAATCCAAATATTTATATCCTAACTTATTAGCAAGTTCTCGAGCAACCGTACTTTTGCCGGAACCCGCCGGACCGTCCAAGGCGATAACATTTTCATTCATACTAGTACCGATCTAAGCTTTTCCTCGAAACCGGGAAACGAGGTTTCGATCCAAGAAGTTTCATCCAACTCCAAAGGAAGTCCGGTGAGAGCTTTTAAGATCAAAAAGCTCATCGCAATTCGATGATCCATTTGCGTCCGTATTTTTCCACCTTTTCCGGAGAGCCAGGCATCGGATTCGGAAGATATTTTACCTATTCCTAATTCGGAAAATTCGTAACCGTCTTCGTATTCCCAAACTTCGACTCCGAGAGAACGAAGATTATCCACCATAGCCTTGATCCTATCGGATTCTTTGGCCCTCAATTCTTCGGCATGCCGAATTTTAAACCCCCCCTTGGCGAAGAGTCC is a window encoding:
- the cmk gene encoding (d)CMP kinase, whose product is MNENVIALDGPAGSGKSTVARELANKLGYKYLDSGAFYRALTLYIFGKYKKAGSKESFQDWVAKGNPDELSDGAVVECVFSEAGENKIFLNGKDVSSEIRIPEITKEIKHIANKESYREFVNKQLRNLALIHKLIMDGRDIGTAVFPDARYKFFLTASSRVRAERRYYQLKEQGIDSDLDEIEREIIARDKSDTDREIAPLKQAKDAILIDTDRLPKNTVIGKILECLEHGILGDPH